In a genomic window of Mycolicibacter heraklionensis:
- a CDS encoding DUF4352 domain-containing protein, with the protein MRRWVVALCVLVLSLVSCSGEPAQKATTDSSPGATQSAAPRPPAHIGQTLDLMRIGGQKIAVTLTEVIAPATVPNGWGAAGKTYLATKLRIENAGTTTIVGNSNSDVTVVGSDEQNYQADFATVTECKDFAYGWFLIPAGASNTGCVVFALPTGVTAAKVRYTPSSGISHDVGEWLNP; encoded by the coding sequence ATGAGACGGTGGGTCGTCGCGCTCTGTGTCCTGGTCTTGTCTCTCGTGTCGTGCTCGGGGGAGCCGGCGCAGAAGGCCACCACGGACTCGTCACCGGGGGCCACGCAGAGTGCGGCCCCGAGGCCGCCCGCGCACATCGGCCAGACGCTGGACCTGATGCGGATCGGCGGGCAGAAGATCGCTGTGACGTTGACGGAGGTCATCGCGCCGGCAACCGTCCCGAACGGCTGGGGCGCGGCCGGCAAGACCTACCTCGCCACCAAGCTGCGGATCGAGAACGCCGGAACCACGACCATCGTCGGCAACAGCAACAGTGATGTCACCGTGGTGGGTTCCGACGAGCAGAACTACCAGGCCGACTTCGCCACCGTGACCGAGTGCAAGGACTTCGCCTACGGCTGGTTCTTGATCCCCGCCGGCGCATCGAACACCGGTTGCGTGGTCTTCGCGCTGCCCACCGGGGTCACTGCGGCGAAGGTGCGGTACACGCCGTCGTCGGGCATCTCGCACGACGTCGGGGAGTGGCTGAACCCCTAG